A region from the Janthinobacterium agaricidamnosum genome encodes:
- a CDS encoding transferase spermidine synthase, with protein sequence MPEHRSTTPLAPQVHTCGDRRRLEFQPGMIQSEMLLSRPDHLLLRYARAMMCFTLFVPRPRHILMVGLGGGSLLKFCHRHLPDTRITVLELRADVIALREQFMLPPDDARLRIIETDAVSYIRQHPGCADVLLLDGYDETGLPPALGSARFYADCLRALLPGGVLAANLFSYDEHYPAMLARLMLTFRGAVCHFDGIAGNNRIIFAAKPEQGQGADGRAVRVVRLVRWRRVCGLAFLNRLLPAWQLWRLRRQSGARDN encoded by the coding sequence ATGCCGGAACACAGAAGCACCACCCCACTTGCCCCGCAGGTGCATACCTGTGGCGACCGGCGCCGCCTGGAATTCCAGCCCGGCATGATCCAGAGCGAAATGCTGCTGTCGCGCCCCGACCATCTGCTGCTGCGCTATGCGCGCGCCATGATGTGCTTTACCCTGTTCGTGCCGCGCCCGCGGCACATCCTGATGGTGGGCCTGGGCGGCGGTTCGCTGCTGAAATTCTGCCACCGCCACCTGCCCGACACGCGCATCACGGTACTGGAATTGCGCGCCGACGTGATCGCCCTGCGCGAGCAGTTCATGCTGCCGCCCGACGACGCGCGCCTGCGCATCATCGAGACGGATGCCGTCAGCTATATCCGCCAGCATCCGGGCTGCGCCGATGTGCTGCTGCTCGACGGCTACGACGAAACGGGCTTGCCGCCCGCCCTCGGCAGCGCGCGCTTCTATGCGGACTGCCTGCGCGCCCTGTTGCCCGGCGGCGTGCTGGCGGCCAACCTGTTCAGTTACGACGAGCACTATCCCGCCATGCTGGCGCGCCTGATGCTCACCTTCCGCGGCGCCGTCTGTCACTTCGACGGCATCGCCGGCAACAACCGCATCATCTTCGCCGCCAAGCCTGAGCAAGGCCAAGGCGCCGACGGCCGCGCCGTGCGCGTCGTGCGCCTGGTGCGCTGGCGCCGCGTATGCGGCCTGGCTTTCCTGAACCGGCTGCTGCCGGCATGGCAACTGTGGCGTTTGCGCCGGCAATCAGGCGCACGCGACAACTGA